In Candidatus Aenigmatarchaeota archaeon, one DNA window encodes the following:
- a CDS encoding RidA family protein, which yields MKKEIVRIPGIAVPPSPFNHAVKAGNFIFLSSQLSADLTEHKILGGTIQEQTRQALENIKFLLESSGSCLDNVVKVVIYMRDVKRDFRDMNEVYRNYFKKGEEPARITVQALSPIDKIDIEIEVTAILPD from the coding sequence ATGAAAAAGGAGATTGTCAGAATTCCCGGAATAGCTGTTCCGCCAAGCCCATTCAATCACGCAGTCAAGGCAGGCAATTTTATCTTTCTTTCGAGCCAGCTTTCCGCCGACCTGACAGAGCATAAAATCCTTGGAGGAACTATCCAGGAACAGACCCGCCAGGCGCTTGAGAATATTAAGTTCCTGCTAGAATCATCTGGCTCTTGCCTGGATAATGTTGTCAAAGTCGTGATTTATATGAGGGATGTCAAGCGGGACTTCAGGGACATGAACGAAGTCTATAGGAACTACTTCAAAAAAGGAGAAGAGCCTGCCAGAATAACTGTCCAGGCATTGTCCCCAATAGACAAGATAGATATTGAGATTGAAGTGACTGCGATACTTCCTGACTAG